One genomic segment of Trichococcus shcherbakoviae includes these proteins:
- a CDS encoding fructose-specific PTS transporter subunit EIIC produces the protein MKINDILLKELMIMDLQGTTKEGVIDEMISGLSANGIINDAAVYKEGIMKRESQTSTGLGDGIAMPHAKNKAVIKPAVVFAKSAAGVDYASLDGQPAHLFFMIAAPEGANNVHLEVLASLSRLLINPDFTASLKKAKTPEEVQGLFAAAEAAREAKEQAEAAAKAAPVAATETKRPFVIAVTACPTGIAHTYMAEDSLKLMAEKMGVDIRVETNGSDGVKNALTADEIRRADGVIIAADKKVEMARFNGKHVLQRPVSDGINKAEELITKAMRKEAPILNVEGDIFSASESDEKQSIIGRVYKDLMNGISHMLPFVVGGGILIAISFLFETSFGADSPLFISFMAIGGAAFSFLIPILAGYIAMSIADRPGLLPGMAGGYLAVQANAGFLGGLIAGFLAGYIMVYLKKAFKGLPRTLDGMKTILLYPVFGLLITGLLMYFLVGPVFSTINTAMITFLENLGTGNAVLLGAVLGGMMAIDMGGPFNKAAYAFSIGIFTDTGDGSLMAAVMAGGMIPPLAIGIATLIFKNKFTDIEQKSGLSNILLGLSFITEGAIPFAAADPMRVIGSSIVGSAIAGGLTQLWAVSIPAPHGGLFVITLANRPLMFLLALLIGTAVSALMLGFWKQDKTQQVAK, from the coding sequence ATGAAAATCAATGATATCTTACTAAAAGAATTGATGATTATGGATTTGCAAGGAACAACCAAAGAGGGCGTCATCGATGAAATGATTTCAGGCCTTTCCGCTAATGGCATCATCAATGATGCTGCAGTTTACAAAGAGGGCATCATGAAGCGCGAATCACAAACGTCCACTGGTTTGGGCGATGGCATCGCAATGCCGCATGCCAAAAACAAAGCGGTCATCAAACCCGCTGTCGTTTTTGCAAAAAGTGCAGCCGGTGTGGACTATGCATCATTGGATGGTCAACCAGCACATCTGTTCTTCATGATCGCGGCTCCGGAAGGCGCAAATAATGTTCATTTGGAAGTTTTGGCGTCATTATCCCGTTTACTCATCAATCCTGATTTCACTGCATCATTGAAAAAAGCTAAGACTCCAGAAGAAGTGCAAGGGTTATTTGCGGCAGCAGAAGCTGCACGCGAAGCCAAAGAGCAAGCTGAAGCAGCAGCGAAGGCAGCTCCAGTAGCAGCAACCGAAACGAAGAGACCTTTCGTCATTGCAGTAACGGCATGTCCTACAGGGATTGCACACACGTATATGGCTGAAGATTCACTGAAATTGATGGCTGAAAAAATGGGCGTCGATATCCGCGTTGAAACGAACGGATCGGATGGCGTCAAGAACGCCTTGACAGCCGACGAAATCCGCCGTGCTGATGGTGTCATCATAGCAGCTGACAAAAAAGTTGAAATGGCGCGCTTCAACGGCAAACACGTTCTTCAAAGACCGGTAAGCGACGGCATCAACAAAGCCGAAGAATTGATCACAAAAGCAATGCGTAAAGAAGCGCCAATACTGAATGTTGAAGGCGATATCTTCTCGGCCAGCGAAAGCGACGAAAAGCAATCCATCATCGGAAGAGTCTACAAAGACTTGATGAACGGTATTTCACACATGTTGCCGTTTGTTGTTGGTGGTGGTATCCTGATTGCGATTTCCTTCCTGTTCGAAACGTCATTCGGTGCGGATAGCCCGTTGTTCATTTCCTTCATGGCAATTGGTGGAGCAGCATTCAGCTTCCTGATTCCAATTTTGGCCGGTTACATCGCAATGAGTATCGCAGATCGTCCGGGGTTACTCCCAGGTATGGCGGGCGGTTACTTGGCTGTGCAAGCAAATGCCGGATTCTTGGGCGGGTTGATTGCTGGTTTCTTGGCCGGTTACATCATGGTTTATCTGAAGAAAGCCTTTAAAGGATTGCCTCGTACCTTGGATGGCATGAAGACAATTCTCTTGTACCCTGTGTTCGGTCTATTGATCACTGGCTTGTTGATGTATTTCTTGGTAGGTCCTGTCTTCTCCACAATCAATACAGCTATGATCACCTTCCTGGAAAACTTGGGTACTGGTAATGCAGTGCTGTTGGGTGCTGTTCTTGGCGGCATGATGGCAATCGATATGGGTGGTCCATTCAATAAAGCAGCTTATGCCTTCTCAATCGGTATCTTCACGGATACTGGCGATGGCAGCTTGATGGCAGCTGTAATGGCTGGTGGTATGATTCCTCCATTGGCAATCGGTATCGCAACATTGATTTTCAAAAACAAATTTACGGATATCGAACAAAAATCCGGACTTTCCAACATCCTGTTGGGCCTATCCTTCATCACTGAAGGTGCGATTCCATTCGCTGCGGCAGATCCGATGCGCGTAATCGGTTCATCCATCGTTGGTTCAGCGATTGCTGGTGGTTTGACACAGCTATGGGCAGTTTCAATCCCTGCACCACATGGTGGCTTGTTCGTAATCACATTGGCTAACCGTCCGTTGATGTTCTTGCTGGCTTTGTTGATCGGTACAGCCGTTTCAGCATTGATGTTAGGTTTTTGGAAACAAGATAAAACACAACAAGTCGCAAAATAA